One window of the Rufibacter radiotolerans genome contains the following:
- a CDS encoding HD domain-containing protein, whose amino-acid sequence METLECPPYFNMLEQKVWAFAVEAHGEQQRKFNFEPYVRHLERVAQTVMAYGGTTGMVMAALLHDVLEDTPVTVPELQAFLEEVCQDTITKPEEVLQMVIDLTDQFTKAQAPGHNRRRRKEMERQRLATISPRAQTIKLADIIDNTRDIIAYDISFARVYVPEIVAVLEVLRNAEPFRLYMLACYEAQTALYRLEDQRENRSLEEEEDLGF is encoded by the coding sequence ATGGAAACGCTGGAATGCCCGCCCTACTTTAATATGCTGGAGCAGAAAGTCTGGGCCTTTGCCGTTGAGGCGCACGGGGAACAGCAGCGCAAGTTCAACTTTGAGCCGTACGTGCGGCACCTGGAGCGGGTAGCCCAGACGGTCATGGCCTATGGCGGAACCACGGGCATGGTCATGGCGGCGCTCTTGCATGACGTGCTGGAAGACACGCCCGTGACGGTGCCGGAGCTGCAAGCCTTTCTGGAAGAGGTGTGCCAGGACACCATCACCAAACCTGAGGAGGTCCTGCAGATGGTCATTGACCTCACCGATCAGTTCACCAAAGCCCAGGCTCCGGGTCACAACCGCAGGCGCCGCAAAGAAATGGAACGCCAGCGGCTAGCCACTATTTCGCCCCGGGCCCAGACTATTAAACTAGCTGATATCATTGACAACACCCGCGATATCATTGCCTATGACATTAGCTTTGCCAGGGTGTACGTGCCGGAAATTGTGGCCGTACTGGAGGTCCTAAGAAATGCGGAGCCGTTCCGGTTGTATATGCTGGCCTGCTATGAGGCCCAAACAGCTTTGTACCGGTTGGAAGACCAAAGAGAGAACCGCAGTCTGGAGGAAGAAGAGGACTTGGGTTTTTGA
- a CDS encoding outer membrane beta-barrel family protein — protein MRHLFLTALLGLASVSSLLAQTPSQIPLPSTATAAGGGGQRMATGKITGVVTDASTSKPVEFATISLVSAATGKPIDGTVTDERGRFTLSRVAHGTYSVTVSFIGYETYTRPAFTLSEQDNEMVLGNIMLKSTQNKLKEVTVIGEKPLVEDKVDRMVYNAEQDITNIGGNASDVLKKVPSLTVDLDGNVQLRGSSNVRVLINNKPSSIMANSVADALRQFPSDMIKTVEVITSPSAKYDAEGTAGIINIITKKNSITGVNGSVSTSVGNRSANGNTNVNVRRGKIGFNANLGTHQQYNNKNESELERFIKTGSTAEDFSSSLNQNGSSSRRGGGVFGQVGFDADLDSMNSISAGVNLYQGRFNNKGAQHSLTTYQDGTEEIQSATSSKNKHSSLDLNLGYTHIFKPQQELAVLGQWTKGAMDNSSGQDNDILQRYSNNPRLLETLRNTNEGGNREATLQVDYTHPFQNKTLLEFGTKAILRRAESDALYRRTFAGNPNEEAEPNAFTYDQDVYASYASYGFKLGKNYNVKSGARYEYTNLQGNYIAPFRPAFTDNYGNFIPNVMLSRTIKNQTLRVGYTQRIQRPQIWYLNPYVNENDPKNVSFGNPELEPELTHAYELGYSSYFKTSSINMSVYWRQTNNAIESIRNIVGEPGALPINEANWQKQGVAYTTYSNIGKNATYGLSLSGNTKPMPKWNVGGSLNLNYINLQSTFQNNAAWQYNVNMNTGYDFGKGLAAQFFGNYSSPRPTIQGKFSGYYFSSFSVRKELWEKKGTLSVGIDNPFAKAMKVTSELENRNFVQNTINQNYNRGVKVSFSYRFGKMEMNQQPKRSKKSIRNDDAKAGESN, from the coding sequence ATGCGTCACCTATTCCTTACGGCCTTGCTGGGTCTGGCTTCTGTCTCCAGCCTTTTGGCCCAAACTCCTTCCCAGATTCCTCTTCCTTCTACCGCTACGGCAGCGGGTGGCGGCGGGCAACGGATGGCCACTGGCAAGATCACAGGTGTGGTCACAGATGCCTCCACCTCTAAACCCGTGGAGTTCGCCACCATTTCCCTGGTTTCCGCGGCTACCGGCAAGCCAATAGACGGCACCGTGACTGATGAACGCGGTCGGTTCACGCTTTCCCGGGTGGCTCATGGCACTTACTCGGTCACGGTTTCCTTTATTGGGTATGAGACCTACACCCGGCCCGCGTTTACGCTTTCTGAGCAGGACAATGAAATGGTGTTGGGTAATATCATGCTCAAGTCAACCCAGAACAAATTAAAGGAAGTAACGGTGATAGGTGAAAAGCCGCTGGTGGAAGACAAGGTGGACCGCATGGTCTACAACGCCGAACAGGATATCACCAACATTGGGGGCAATGCCTCAGACGTGCTCAAGAAAGTACCTTCGCTCACCGTAGACCTGGACGGGAACGTGCAGCTGCGCGGCTCCTCTAATGTGCGGGTGCTCATCAACAACAAGCCGTCCAGCATCATGGCCAACAGCGTGGCAGACGCGCTGCGCCAGTTCCCTTCAGACATGATCAAGACCGTGGAGGTGATCACCAGCCCCTCGGCCAAATATGACGCCGAAGGTACCGCCGGTATCATCAACATCATCACCAAGAAGAACTCCATCACGGGCGTGAACGGAAGCGTGAGCACCTCGGTAGGTAACCGCAGCGCCAATGGCAACACCAACGTGAATGTGCGCCGCGGCAAAATAGGCTTCAACGCCAACCTGGGCACGCACCAGCAATACAACAACAAAAACGAAAGCGAGCTGGAGCGTTTTATCAAGACAGGGTCCACGGCCGAGGATTTCTCCAGTTCCCTTAACCAGAACGGTTCTTCCAGCCGGCGCGGCGGCGGCGTTTTTGGCCAGGTAGGCTTTGACGCCGATCTGGATTCCATGAACAGCATTTCGGCGGGCGTGAACCTGTACCAGGGCCGGTTCAACAACAAAGGCGCACAGCATTCCCTTACTACCTACCAGGACGGCACCGAGGAAATACAGTCTGCCACCAGCAGTAAAAACAAGCACAGCTCCCTGGACCTGAACCTGGGTTACACCCATATCTTTAAGCCACAACAGGAACTGGCCGTGCTGGGCCAATGGACCAAAGGCGCCATGGACAACAGTTCTGGCCAGGACAATGACATTCTGCAACGCTATAGCAATAACCCCAGGCTGCTGGAAACCCTTCGCAATACCAATGAAGGCGGTAACCGCGAAGCTACCTTGCAGGTAGACTACACCCACCCTTTCCAGAACAAAACCCTCTTGGAATTTGGCACCAAGGCCATTTTACGGCGCGCCGAAAGTGACGCCCTTTACCGCCGTACCTTCGCCGGAAATCCCAACGAGGAAGCCGAACCCAATGCCTTCACCTATGACCAGGACGTGTACGCCTCCTATGCCTCTTACGGCTTTAAGCTGGGCAAAAACTACAACGTAAAAAGCGGCGCCCGCTATGAGTACACCAACCTGCAGGGCAATTATATAGCCCCTTTTAGGCCGGCGTTCACAGACAATTACGGCAACTTCATCCCTAATGTGATGTTGTCCCGCACTATCAAGAACCAGACCTTAAGAGTAGGCTACACCCAGCGTATCCAACGCCCGCAGATCTGGTACTTGAACCCGTACGTGAATGAGAACGATCCCAAGAACGTTTCCTTTGGGAATCCGGAGTTGGAGCCTGAGTTGACGCATGCGTATGAACTGGGCTACAGCAGCTATTTCAAGACCAGCTCCATCAACATGTCTGTGTACTGGCGTCAGACCAACAATGCCATTGAATCTATCCGGAATATTGTGGGCGAGCCGGGCGCATTGCCCATCAATGAGGCTAACTGGCAGAAGCAGGGCGTGGCGTATACCACCTACAGCAACATTGGTAAAAACGCCACCTACGGGTTAAGCCTCTCGGGCAACACCAAGCCAATGCCCAAATGGAACGTGGGCGGATCTTTGAACCTGAACTACATTAACCTGCAGAGCACCTTCCAGAACAATGCCGCCTGGCAGTACAACGTGAACATGAACACCGGCTATGACTTCGGGAAAGGTTTAGCTGCGCAGTTCTTCGGGAACTACAGCTCACCCAGACCTACCATCCAGGGCAAGTTCTCCGGCTACTACTTCTCCAGCTTTAGCGTGCGCAAGGAGCTCTGGGAGAAGAAAGGCACCTTGAGCGTAGGCATAGACAATCCATTCGCTAAAGCCATGAAGGTAACCTCAGAACTTGAGAACCGAAACTTCGTGCAGAACACCATCAACCAAAACTATAACCGGGGCGTGAAAGTGAGCTTCTCCTACCGTTTCGGGAAAATGGAAATGAACCAGCAGCCCAAGCGAAGTAAGAAATCCATCAGAAACGATGACGCCAAAGCGGGAGAGTCTAACTAA
- a CDS encoding TonB-dependent receptor domain-containing protein, with protein sequence MKKLLLLTLLSCASTASIWAQAPTNSRPAEGPSAPAPSSASATPQGTGRISGVVVDSTTSKPVEFATIALVNASGKTVDGTVTDEKGRFTLTRVASGTYTLNISFIGYDTKELKGVTISGQDSDANLNRISLSASQTRLQEVTVVGEKPLIEDKVDRLVYNADKDLTNTGGTAADVMQKVPSIALDQDGNIQMRGSSNVRVLINGKPSTVMAGSVADALKQIPADVIKSVEVITSPSAKYDAEGTAGIVNIITKKNSLQGVTGSVALTGGTRSSNANTNLSLKQGKVGVNVNAGANRFYSKGGMDMTQINQAIYKDNPRTLQEEGDNPNTLFIEKERTTENTTSQLGTSTVDGMFGFGQLGLDYDINEKNTLSAGIRVNSGSFKLRSHQQADFTQADQNEGKTGFTQPRLLDQYRLSMKNNNKRLSMDLNMDYTHLFKKPQQELTLLALYSQTQQDNNVNQTRYEMEGPVRAITLNENEGLNKELTFQADYAHPMPKNTLLEIGAKGILRDVSSESLYNGVDLNSGFSYDQNVLASYLSYGFNLNKKTALKFGGRYEFTDVAGDFVNPAQDFTTNYDNFIPNITLAYDLKPNMKLRTTFTQRIQRPQLFFLNPYRQQQGPNLVVFGNPRLDAELTDAYEINYSTFFKTSSINASAYMRITDNAIEQVSEVTNDTTFVTFNNIAKNKTYGVTLSGSTKPVPAWNVNGNVNVYYVELNAPFASNSGVMYNINVSSGYTFGKGISAQFSGAFNSRRVSLQGKNSSFSNHNLAIRKELFEKKGSISLGMDNPFRAALKFDNRMAGYNQTTGLPFSTNALITQYNRGFRMSFEYRFGKLQQQGPPKRKKSIRNDDAKQGDTGGVQ encoded by the coding sequence ATGAAAAAGCTTTTACTCCTCACCCTTTTAAGCTGCGCGTCCACCGCTTCTATCTGGGCACAGGCTCCCACCAATTCCCGTCCTGCGGAGGGTCCATCGGCCCCCGCTCCTTCCTCGGCTTCAGCCACGCCACAGGGCACCGGCCGGATAAGTGGCGTGGTGGTAGATTCTACCACCAGCAAACCCGTAGAGTTTGCCACTATTGCGCTGGTCAATGCCAGCGGCAAAACCGTTGATGGCACCGTTACGGATGAGAAAGGTCGCTTTACCCTTACCCGCGTGGCCTCCGGTACTTACACCTTGAACATCAGTTTTATTGGCTATGACACCAAAGAACTGAAAGGCGTGACTATTTCCGGGCAGGATTCAGACGCAAATCTGAACCGGATTTCATTGAGCGCCTCCCAGACCAGATTGCAGGAGGTAACCGTGGTGGGCGAGAAACCCCTCATTGAAGACAAAGTAGACCGCCTGGTGTACAACGCCGACAAAGACCTGACCAACACCGGGGGCACCGCCGCCGATGTGATGCAGAAAGTACCTTCAATTGCCCTGGACCAGGACGGAAACATACAGATGCGCGGTTCCTCTAACGTGCGCGTGCTCATTAACGGTAAACCTTCTACTGTGATGGCGGGCAGCGTGGCAGACGCGCTCAAGCAGATTCCGGCAGACGTGATCAAGAGCGTAGAGGTGATCACCAGCCCATCGGCTAAATATGACGCTGAAGGCACGGCTGGTATTGTGAACATTATCACCAAGAAAAACAGCCTGCAGGGAGTAACCGGTTCTGTTGCGTTAACCGGCGGTACGCGCTCCAGCAACGCCAATACCAACCTCAGCCTGAAGCAGGGCAAAGTGGGCGTAAACGTGAATGCGGGCGCCAACCGTTTTTACAGCAAAGGCGGCATGGACATGACCCAGATCAATCAGGCCATCTACAAAGACAACCCCAGAACACTTCAGGAGGAAGGCGATAACCCCAATACCCTTTTCATTGAAAAAGAGCGCACCACGGAGAACACCACTAGCCAACTGGGTACCAGCACGGTAGACGGTATGTTCGGGTTTGGGCAATTAGGCCTGGACTATGACATTAATGAAAAGAATACCTTGTCTGCGGGCATTAGGGTCAATTCTGGCAGCTTTAAACTGCGGTCGCACCAACAGGCAGATTTCACGCAGGCCGACCAGAACGAAGGCAAGACAGGCTTTACACAGCCTAGGCTGCTGGACCAGTACCGCCTTTCCATGAAGAACAACAACAAGCGCCTGAGCATGGACCTGAACATGGACTATACCCACTTATTCAAGAAACCGCAGCAGGAACTGACCTTACTGGCGCTTTACAGCCAGACCCAACAAGACAACAACGTAAACCAGACCAGGTATGAAATGGAGGGCCCGGTAAGAGCCATTACCCTCAATGAGAACGAAGGCCTGAACAAGGAACTCACCTTCCAGGCAGATTACGCGCACCCCATGCCCAAAAATACGCTGCTGGAAATTGGCGCCAAAGGCATCCTTCGTGATGTTTCCAGTGAGTCTCTCTACAACGGCGTAGACCTGAACAGCGGCTTCTCCTATGACCAGAACGTATTGGCCTCTTACCTGTCTTACGGGTTTAACCTGAACAAAAAGACCGCCTTGAAGTTTGGGGGCCGGTATGAGTTCACAGATGTGGCCGGCGACTTTGTGAACCCCGCCCAGGATTTTACCACCAACTATGACAATTTCATCCCCAACATTACGCTGGCGTATGATTTAAAGCCGAACATGAAGCTGCGCACCACCTTCACCCAGCGTATTCAGCGCCCGCAGCTGTTCTTCCTGAACCCGTACCGTCAGCAGCAGGGTCCTAACCTGGTGGTTTTTGGTAACCCAAGACTGGATGCGGAGTTAACCGATGCGTACGAGATCAACTACAGCACGTTCTTCAAGACCTCTTCCATCAATGCCTCTGCGTACATGCGCATCACTGATAATGCCATTGAGCAGGTCTCAGAGGTCACCAATGACACTACGTTTGTTACCTTCAACAACATCGCCAAGAACAAAACCTATGGGGTAACGCTTTCGGGCTCTACCAAACCGGTGCCGGCCTGGAACGTGAACGGAAACGTGAACGTGTATTACGTGGAGCTGAACGCGCCTTTTGCCTCTAACTCAGGGGTTATGTACAACATCAACGTGAGTTCCGGCTATACCTTCGGGAAAGGCATAAGCGCCCAGTTCTCGGGTGCTTTCAACTCCCGCAGGGTGTCATTGCAGGGCAAGAACTCTTCTTTTTCCAACCATAACCTGGCCATCAGGAAAGAGTTGTTTGAGAAAAAAGGCTCTATCAGTTTAGGCATGGACAACCCGTTCAGGGCGGCTCTCAAGTTTGACAACCGCATGGCAGGCTACAACCAAACCACAGGGCTTCCTTTCAGCACCAACGCGCTTATAACCCAGTATAACCGCGGCTTTAGAATGAGCTTTGAATACCGCTTTGGCAAGCTGCAGCAGCAGGGACCGCCTAAACGCAAAAAATCTATTAGAAACGATGATGCCAAGCAGGGTGACACCGGTGGCGTGCAATAA
- a CDS encoding LuxR C-terminal-related transcriptional regulator, with the protein MDLIIYDEAKKIWKEINKGSYIPALERELVIHKKLLNVFHVGEYYYFIFNTQDAAVEFVSDNMTSILGYQPEEFTVPTIIKKIHPEDLPFFLNFEATVVDFFNQLEPEQCMKYKVRYDYRLQKADGQYIRILQQAICIQVGDTPGSFMRSLDLHTDITHLKPDGNPMLSFIGLDGEPSYIDVKTKQAFSPQKEVLSKREKEILSMIIAGKPSRLISEELHISMHTVNTHRKNILAKAQVASSSELVAKAIKEGWV; encoded by the coding sequence ATGGATTTGATCATTTACGACGAAGCAAAGAAGATCTGGAAAGAAATCAACAAAGGCTCCTATATTCCTGCCTTAGAGCGTGAATTGGTCATCCATAAAAAATTGCTCAATGTTTTCCATGTAGGCGAGTACTATTATTTTATTTTCAACACCCAAGACGCTGCCGTTGAGTTTGTAAGTGATAATATGACCTCCATTTTAGGCTACCAGCCGGAAGAATTCACGGTCCCTACCATCATAAAGAAAATCCACCCAGAGGACCTGCCCTTCTTCCTTAACTTTGAGGCTACCGTGGTAGATTTCTTTAACCAACTGGAACCTGAGCAATGCATGAAGTACAAGGTGAGGTATGACTATAGGCTCCAAAAGGCAGATGGTCAGTATATCAGGATTCTTCAGCAGGCTATATGCATACAGGTAGGTGACACACCGGGCAGCTTTATGCGCAGCTTGGATTTGCACACAGACATTACGCACCTGAAGCCCGACGGCAACCCCATGCTTTCCTTTATTGGTTTAGACGGCGAACCCTCCTATATTGACGTGAAAACTAAGCAGGCTTTCTCTCCTCAGAAAGAAGTGTTGAGCAAACGGGAAAAGGAAATCCTGAGCATGATCATTGCCGGCAAACCCAGTCGCCTAATAAGCGAGGAATTACACATAAGTATGCACACTGTAAATACCCACCGTAAAAACATTCTGGCCAAAGCCCAGGTAGCCAGTTCTTCAGAATTAGTGGCCAAAGCCATTAAAGAAGGCTGGGTGTAG
- a CDS encoding 2Fe-2S iron-sulfur cluster-binding protein translates to MQEDITVYVETEAGEKVALSLPTDMGLSLMEALKAHELEIMATCGGMALCATCHVELMESPELPEPSDDELYMLENLPNLRAGSRLSCQIKVTPDLDGAVLRLMANH, encoded by the coding sequence ATGCAAGAAGATATCACTGTTTATGTAGAAACCGAAGCCGGAGAAAAGGTGGCTCTCTCTCTGCCCACCGACATGGGTCTGAGCCTGATGGAGGCCTTAAAAGCCCATGAGCTGGAAATTATGGCCACTTGCGGCGGTATGGCCCTGTGCGCCACCTGCCACGTGGAACTTATGGAATCTCCTGAATTGCCCGAGCCGTCTGATGACGAATTGTATATGCTGGAGAACCTGCCTAACCTGCGGGCTGGCAGCCGCCTCTCCTGCCAGATCAAAGTCACCCCAGACCTGGATGGGGCGGTGCTCAGGCTTATGGCCAACCACTAA
- a CDS encoding NAD(P)/FAD-dependent oxidoreductase — translation MSTVTTDICIIGAGPVGLFAVFEAGLLKMKCHVIDALPQVGGQLSEIYPKKPIYDIPGFPFILAGELVTNLMEQIKPFHPTFTLGERVETLDKQEDGSFRVVSSEGTEIFCKVVVIAGGLGSFEPRKPAIENLTDYEGGKGVNYMILDPEHYRDKRVVLAGGGDSALDWAIFLADVAKELTLVHRGTTFRGAPESAARVTSLSEEGHMNLLLKANVTEVHGDGQLSAVTIVPDGAEPYTLETDYFIPLFGLVPKLGPLENWGLELEKSAIVVNTVDYSTNIEGVYAIGDINTYPGKLKLILCGFHEAALMAQSAYSLIYPDKKFVLKYTTVNGVPTM, via the coding sequence ATGTCAACTGTAACTACTGATATCTGTATTATTGGCGCCGGGCCGGTGGGCTTGTTTGCGGTGTTTGAGGCAGGCTTGCTCAAGATGAAGTGCCACGTGATTGATGCCCTGCCCCAGGTGGGCGGTCAGCTTTCTGAGATTTACCCCAAGAAACCTATCTATGATATCCCGGGCTTCCCTTTCATTCTGGCCGGCGAGTTGGTGACCAATTTAATGGAGCAGATCAAGCCTTTCCACCCCACCTTTACCTTAGGCGAGCGCGTGGAAACACTGGACAAACAGGAAGACGGCTCCTTTAGGGTGGTTTCTTCTGAAGGCACCGAGATTTTCTGCAAGGTGGTGGTGATTGCCGGCGGCCTGGGTTCCTTTGAGCCCCGCAAACCGGCCATTGAAAACCTAACCGACTACGAAGGCGGCAAAGGCGTGAACTACATGATCCTGGACCCTGAGCATTACCGTGACAAGCGCGTGGTGCTGGCCGGCGGCGGAGACTCTGCCCTGGACTGGGCCATTTTCCTAGCCGACGTAGCCAAAGAACTCACCTTAGTGCACCGCGGCACTACCTTCAGGGGCGCGCCGGAATCGGCGGCCCGCGTGACTAGCCTCTCTGAAGAGGGCCACATGAACCTGCTCCTGAAAGCCAACGTGACCGAAGTGCACGGAGACGGCCAGTTGAGCGCCGTGACCATTGTGCCAGATGGAGCAGAGCCATATACTCTGGAAACCGATTACTTTATCCCGCTTTTCGGGTTGGTGCCTAAACTGGGCCCCTTGGAGAACTGGGGCCTGGAGCTGGAGAAATCTGCTATTGTGGTGAACACCGTAGACTACAGCACTAATATAGAAGGCGTTTACGCCATTGGCGATATCAACACCTACCCGGGTAAGCTGAAACTGATCCTTTGCGGTTTCCATGAGGCGGCCCTCATGGCCCAGAGCGCCTACTCGCTTATTTACCCAGATAAGAAATTCGTTTTGAAATACACTACCGTGAACGGAGTGCCCACCATGTAA
- the lgt gene encoding prolipoprotein diacylglyceryl transferase, translated as MLNYITWDVSPDIFSLGPVTVRWYGLLFAMAFVATQPIEKYIYRKDGRKDEDVDILTMYMIVGTVIGARLGHCLFYDPVYYLSNPLEILKIWEGGLASHGGTIGILLALYMFCRKYKFDYLWVLDRIVIVVAVGGMFIRLGNLMNSEIIGKPSDLPWAFKFVRNNELFNGVPAYMDPRHPSQLYESLFCLVLFIMLYTLWKRGAGQIRGFLFGLFVTLLFTFRFLIEFTKENQEKFEDELPLNMGQWLSIPLILIGIAVLIYSLRQPRQPNTVASSKAV; from the coding sequence ATGCTAAACTATATCACCTGGGACGTATCTCCCGACATCTTTTCCTTAGGTCCGGTGACCGTTCGCTGGTACGGATTGCTCTTCGCCATGGCCTTTGTGGCCACCCAGCCCATTGAGAAATACATCTACCGCAAAGACGGCCGCAAGGACGAGGATGTGGACATTCTCACCATGTACATGATTGTGGGAACCGTGATTGGCGCCCGCCTGGGGCATTGCCTCTTCTATGACCCGGTGTATTACCTGTCTAACCCGCTGGAAATTCTCAAGATCTGGGAAGGCGGCCTGGCCAGCCACGGCGGTACCATTGGTATTCTATTGGCGCTCTATATGTTCTGCCGCAAATACAAGTTTGATTACCTCTGGGTGCTGGACCGCATTGTGATAGTGGTGGCCGTGGGCGGGATGTTTATTAGGTTAGGCAACCTGATGAACTCTGAGATCATTGGCAAACCCTCAGACCTGCCCTGGGCCTTTAAATTCGTGCGTAACAATGAGCTGTTCAACGGCGTGCCCGCCTATATGGATCCCCGGCACCCCAGCCAGTTGTATGAAAGCCTTTTCTGCCTGGTGCTCTTTATTATGCTGTACACCCTCTGGAAGCGCGGGGCCGGCCAGATTAGAGGGTTCCTGTTTGGGCTGTTTGTGACCCTGCTCTTCACCTTCCGGTTCCTGATTGAGTTCACCAAAGAGAACCAGGAGAAGTTTGAAGACGAACTGCCTTTGAACATGGGCCAATGGCTGAGCATCCCGTTGATCTTGATTGGTATTGCCGTTTTAATCTATTCTTTAAGGCAACCCCGACAGCCCAATACGGTAGCCAGCAGCAAGGCGGTTTAG
- a CDS encoding metal-dependent hydrolase — protein sequence MASAFAHALVAVALGKGANLKGKTFKLLGLGAFCTVFPDADVVMFKFGVPYEHFLGHRGFSHSLVFALLLGLLVTFLFYRRTSLFSASGFKYVLFFFLCTASHPLLDAMTSGGLGVAIFSPFDNTRYFLPWRPIQVSPIGVKNFFSSRGVAVLKSEFLWVGLPCMVYLLLVYLVRQRTKPQVNNSTGGK from the coding sequence ATGGCATCAGCATTCGCCCATGCCCTGGTGGCGGTGGCCTTGGGGAAAGGCGCCAATTTGAAAGGAAAGACCTTTAAACTTTTGGGCTTAGGGGCTTTCTGCACGGTGTTCCCAGATGCTGATGTGGTGATGTTTAAATTTGGGGTTCCTTACGAGCATTTTCTGGGGCACAGGGGCTTCTCCCATTCGCTGGTCTTTGCGTTGCTGCTGGGTCTGTTAGTGACGTTTCTTTTCTACCGGCGCACTTCTCTCTTTTCCGCCAGCGGATTTAAGTATGTGCTTTTCTTTTTCCTTTGCACTGCCTCTCACCCCCTCCTGGATGCCATGACCTCCGGCGGGCTGGGCGTGGCCATCTTCTCCCCTTTTGACAATACCCGGTACTTTCTCCCTTGGCGCCCCATCCAGGTTTCGCCTATTGGGGTAAAGAATTTCTTTAGCAGCCGGGGGGTAGCGGTACTCAAAAGTGAGTTTCTGTGGGTGGGGCTACCCTGCATGGTGTACCTGCTCCTGGTGTACCTGGTGCGGCAGAGAACTAAGCCCCAGGTCAACAACTCTACTGGCGGTAAGTAA
- a CDS encoding nucleoside deaminase, whose translation MTDQFMQAALDEAKKGYAEGGIPIGSVLVHQGKIIGRGHNKRVQEGSAILHGEMDALENAGRQPASVYRECTIYTTLSPCSMCSGTILLYGIPKVVVGENKTFLGEEELLRSRGVDVTVVDDPECYSLMQQFIQEKPALWNEDIGV comes from the coding sequence ATGACAGATCAATTTATGCAGGCCGCGCTAGACGAGGCTAAAAAAGGATATGCAGAAGGAGGCATCCCCATTGGATCGGTGTTGGTGCACCAGGGCAAGATCATCGGCCGGGGCCACAACAAACGGGTACAGGAAGGCAGCGCCATTCTGCACGGCGAGATGGATGCCCTGGAGAACGCAGGCCGCCAACCGGCTTCTGTCTACCGCGAGTGCACCATCTACACTACCCTTTCCCCTTGTTCCATGTGTTCGGGTACCATTCTGCTGTATGGCATACCCAAGGTGGTGGTAGGCGAGAACAAAACCTTTCTGGGCGAGGAAGAACTGCTCCGGTCCCGGGGCGTGGACGTAACCGTGGTAGATGACCCGGAGTGCTACTCCCTCATGCAGCAGTTCATCCAGGAAAAGCCGGCCCTCTGGAACGAAGACATTGGGGTTTAA
- a CDS encoding globin family protein translates to MLSTTSVPETDIRSVQDIALLVKAFEEKGRLHHLIPPSVEKEIAQNERLMLHFWRSVLLEASPYLHHPLSNYAFLHLPTAHIGRWIHLFYEALEENFKGKLAEVAKARASILARLTSIHFQIPT, encoded by the coding sequence ATGCTGTCTACCACTTCCGTACCCGAAACCGATATCAGATCTGTGCAGGACATTGCGCTGCTGGTAAAAGCCTTTGAAGAGAAAGGCCGCCTCCACCACCTTATTCCACCTTCCGTGGAAAAGGAGATTGCGCAGAATGAACGGCTCATGCTCCACTTTTGGCGCTCTGTGCTGTTAGAGGCCTCGCCGTATCTGCACCACCCCCTCTCCAACTACGCGTTCCTGCATCTCCCCACCGCCCACATTGGCAGATGGATTCACCTGTTCTATGAGGCTTTGGAGGAAAACTTTAAAGGAAAGCTGGCCGAGGTGGCCAAGGCGAGGGCATCTATTCTGGCCAGGCTTACTTCCATTCACTTCCAAATCCCCACCTGA
- the yidD gene encoding membrane protein insertion efficiency factor YidD: MNLLNWLFRQLFLGIVWVYRYTISPLTPGSCRFTPTCSAFAQQAIVKYGPFKGGWMALKRIGRCHPWGGHGYDPVP, translated from the coding sequence ATGAATCTTTTGAATTGGCTTTTCAGGCAACTCTTTCTGGGCATTGTCTGGGTTTACCGCTACACTATTTCACCGCTTACTCCCGGCAGCTGCCGTTTCACGCCTACCTGTTCCGCCTTCGCGCAGCAGGCTATTGTAAAATACGGCCCTTTTAAAGGCGGCTGGATGGCTTTAAAGCGTATTGGCCGCTGCCACCCCTGGGGCGGACACGGCTATGACCCTGTTCCTTAG